From the Anguilla rostrata isolate EN2019 chromosome 12, ASM1855537v3, whole genome shotgun sequence genome, the window TGTGCTGAGCATTACTGTCCTGCTGTGGACACCCTGCCAGTTTGCCCTGGAGTTCCTTTGGTCTCTTGCGCATGTGTTCATCAGCGTCTTCCTCCTGAACGCCTACGGCCTGGCACTGAGCGTGGGCGTTGTCCTCGCAGCCACGCTTTACCTGAACGCCGACTTGCCGCGGCGCAGCGTCCGCCGCGTCCTCCGCTATGTTAGCGGCATACCTGCCCTGTGCCGCCTGCGCCGGGCCCTGTGCCGCCTGTACCCGCTGGCTCTGGAGCGCGCTCAGACTGTACTGGAAATGGGCGTGTGGCTGCAGAGAGGAGTGCGGGCTGCCGAGGGCCAAAACCGGGGGGCCAGCGATGGCACGAGGCCCCCAGCGCTGACCGTGCAGCAGGGACCATCTGCGGGCGGCGGCACAGCTGGAGGGAGGAGCCAGCAGGAGGAGGCGGCTCCAGAGCTGCCTGGCATTTCAGCGGGAGACTGCAGAGGTCAGCCTGTGGACAGCCTGCTGACCCTTCTCAAGGAGCAGGAGGACCTGAAGAAATGCGTCATCTGCCAGGACAGCAGAAagactgtgctgctgctgccctgCCGCCACCTCTGCCTGTGCCGCAACTGCGCCAACCTCCTCCTTTCCCTGCCTGTCTACCGGCACAACTGCCCCCTGTGTCGCCACATGATCCTCCGGACCATGGATGTCTACCTCTGAGGACCAGTCGGCTGGATGGGAGGAGCTACGCTGAGTCCAAGTCCACTGCAGCTCTGATACTGAGCACAGCTATGACGCTTTCACACTTTTGAATGTGACTGAATGTGCCTGCTTTTTCACAGGGCCAAAAGCTGAAACCAGTAGCAAACCTGAACCACAGGGCCTGTTCCCTATGT encodes:
- the rnf26 gene encoding E3 ubiquitin-protein ligase RNF26; the protein is MGLVSFLFSTIGKSIDILFFVLDLHFCIVNSLVRLLGVLISFLNSLPALLLNSLEELWNLVLFCVFTASEGITTAAQSALVGWHQLVGCTSESFKMVGHLSSYILVRAKDLLHRWVLSGHCFLLQLWEAWGITLSLSLYLLNTLVNMLLIGMQSCYSAVVWVCVAVCGSLQKAVELTLALFTILYSSVLSITVLLWTPCQFALEFLWSLAHVFISVFLLNAYGLALSVGVVLAATLYLNADLPRRSVRRVLRYVSGIPALCRLRRALCRLYPLALERAQTVLEMGVWLQRGVRAAEGQNRGASDGTRPPALTVQQGPSAGGGTAGGRSQQEEAAPELPGISAGDCRGQPVDSLLTLLKEQEDLKKCVICQDSRKTVLLLPCRHLCLCRNCANLLLSLPVYRHNCPLCRHMILRTMDVYL